The genomic segment CCTGAAACCGTCCCGATACCTTCGCCACCGGCGCAAATGTGAGTACGGTTTAGGAACCGATATGCTGCCCAACACAGAAGCTTCACTGCCTCTCGTCGGGGATTCGCTCGTGCCCCCGCGGCCCTCCCGGACTTCAGCCCACGCAGCATTTCCGAGTCCGTTGAACCTTGGCCTTTGACACGCGCGTGAGCAGCAGCTATCTTCAAAACACACGTTCGTTGCCACGCTCCAACTGGAGCTTTTTTACTGCCCGCCTTCGCGCAACGGACGCCCTCCAGAGCCGCCCCAATGCCGCGCAAAATCCCCGGGCTGGTCGCTTTCGCTGCGCTGGTCACGGGCGCATTTGCATCGGGACAGCCGAAGTCCGCCGACCTCGATCAGGCCGGAACGACCGCGGCCCTCAAGCGGCTCGGAGGGGCCCTTCAGAGTTTCGAAGTCACCGAGTTCGGCGAGATCCACTTCAAGAGCGAGAAGACCGATCCCGGCTCGGGGCGCCTCCATGTGTTCCGCCTCAACGGCGCGGACGACAAAACCCTGTCGAAGCTCCCGAAGTCCGATGTGAGCATCGGCCTCGATTTGCGCGGTACGGGGGTGAGTGATGCGGGGTTGAAGTTCGTTGCGAACCTGAAGGGGCTGCAACTGATCAGCCTCAACGGCACCAAGGTCGGCGACGACGGGTTGAAGGAACTCCTGGCCTGTAAAGAACTCCGGATGCTCGACCTGTCCGGGACCAAAGTGAAGACCGACGGCCTGCGGCAACTCGACCAGTTCAAGGACTTGCGGGCGCTGGACCTCAGCCGGTGCGGGGGCGTTACGGAGAAGAGCGGGCGCGACATCGGGTTGGTCAAAGAGCTGCGGTCGCTGAACCTCGAAAAGACCCGCATCGCCGACATTAGCATGCGGGACCTGGCCCCACTCAAAAAGCTCTTCACCCTGAACCTCAACGGGACCAAGGTGACGGACGGCGGCATGGCGGACCTCGCCGCGCTCCCCGAACTGATCAACTTGCACCTGGCCCAAACGGACGTGAGCGACCTCGGGCTTCGGGCTCTCGGTCGGCTGAGCAAACTCGGCCATCTGGACCTCCGCGCGACGCGGGCGGGCACCGACACTCTGAAAGAACTCCACACCTCCTCGGGCCTGCGCCACCTGGATCTCGAG from the Frigoriglobus tundricola genome contains:
- a CDS encoding leucine-rich repeat domain-containing protein, yielding MPRKIPGLVAFAALVTGAFASGQPKSADLDQAGTTAALKRLGGALQSFEVTEFGEIHFKSEKTDPGSGRLHVFRLNGADDKTLSKLPKSDVSIGLDLRGTGVSDAGLKFVANLKGLQLISLNGTKVGDDGLKELLACKELRMLDLSGTKVKTDGLRQLDQFKDLRALDLSRCGGVTEKSGRDIGLVKELRSLNLEKTRIADISMRDLAPLKKLFTLNLNGTKVTDGGMADLAALPELINLHLAQTDVSDLGLRALGRLSKLGHLDLRATRAGTDTLKELHTSSGLRHLDLEDTRIEDEGMKHLVGLQLTHLILTKTRVSDNGLKQLGKIRTLKVLVLEKTRVTDAGLKELSGLEELEELNLNDNLITDAGLKDLKLKTLTKISLKGCKKVTRAGTNALKMLNPKIHIDGP